From the Candidatus Binatus sp. genome, the window CGAACTTGCGGCTTCGACTTTGAGCTGCGGCGAGCTGGAGAGATCCGACTCGGTCAAGTCGGCAAGATTCACAGCGCGCGGCGTCTTCGCGCCGCCCGGACCGACGAGTTCGTAGATTCCCTGCTCCGACACCGCGGTGAAAAGCGTGCCGGGATTTGCTGCCGCCGCGCTTCCCGACGGGAGTATCACGCGCTCGACGCCCGCCGGCGCCAGCCACGGCTGTCCGGTCCGGTAGCCGCTGCTGTTCGCACCCAGTCCGGCCAGATAACTGATGGCGTTGAGCGTCAGCACCGACATGGGAAGGTTGCGCCGCCCGAGATACGGAAACGGATTGAAGCCGGTCGCGACGAAACGATGCGCTCCGCGCTCGCCCTTGAGCACGATCGCGCCGCCGTCGCCGCCGACCACCTGGCTCATCCATGGATGAGTCCCGAAATACTCGCCGCCGCGCAGACTGAGCAGGCGGAAGTTCACCGAATCGGTGAGCGTGTCGGTCGTGCGCCATCCGGCGATCTGGACCTTCGCGGTCGGCGTCACCGTCAATCCGAAAACGGGATCGCCCGGCGGCGGCATCACGAGCATCGTGTTCACGCCGGGGAGTTCCTTGGGCGCGGCGTATTCAAAGATGGCGAGATCGAAGTTGCCGAGATCGCCGGGCGAGTAGGAATCGGGGGTTTGAGCGGTGACCTCGACGCCGGGAATCGAGTTCAGGCCCGCGGCGTCGGCCGGAGTCGGGCTGATGAAAAGAATCGACACGTTCTTGACGGAGCCGGCTGTCGCGTAAGCGACGTTGTCGAGAGCGAGCGCGTCGTCGGGCGCGAGTTTTGCCTGGTAAATCCGCGCGGGCGGGATCGCGGGGAACTCGAGCGTAGCGGTCTCACGCGCGCCGAGAGCTTCCTTGGCGTGGGCGATTTCCCTGCCGTCTCCGCTCACGACGAGCTCGAGCGTGCGGGTTTCAGGGCTGAAGTTGGCGATGGAGAGACTCGCGTGGAGAGCTTCCGCGCCAAGGACTTCGCGCCGCAGCGAGAACGAGCCGATCGCGGCGTTGGCGACCGCGTCGCCCACCGCGATCGGATGAATTCGCGCGGGGACCGGCGCGGCGAGCGCGTTGGCGCCGGCAAAAATCACCTTGCTGACGCGCGCTTCCGAGGCGAGGTTGCCGAGGAAATTCTCGAGTGTCGTTTGATCGTTGGGCGCATCGGTCGGCTTGATTCGCGACAGCGCAAGGCGCGCCTCGGTCAGGGTACTGAACGGGGGCGCCACGCGGCGCGGCTGCGGCGCGGTGACGTAAACTGAGATTTCGCCACCGCCGTCTTCGGCGGACAAGGCGGCGTCGAGCTTTTCGCGCGCAACCTCGAAACGGCTCTTACCTGCGGGCGTCAACGCCTGCATCGCGGCGGAATTGTCGATCACGACTGCCAGCGGAGCGGTTTTCTTCCAGATGAACGGACCCGCCATCGCGAGCACCGCGAGACTCAGGATGAAGACCTCGGCGAAGAACATCCAATCCAGCCGCGGCCATCCGCCGAAACGCTCGCGCCGAAAACCGCGCAGCGCGCGAAACGCCAGCACGCTTGACACCGTCACCCGCGCCGGCCGCTCCTTGGCCAGGTATGCCAGCACCAGCGCCGGCACCAGGGCGAAAAATACGAGCGCGCCTGGATAAAGGAATCCCATCGGATAACTCTTCAGTGCGCCAGGCCGAGGTCGCTCACCGCGCGGACGAAGAAATTCTGGAAGTCGTGGTCGGTCGTGTAGAGCGCGTAATGCAGCCCGCGTCCGAGGCAGAAGGATTTTATTTCGCGCGTGAGACGCAGCATCGTCTCGCGATACTGCGTGCGCTCGCGGTCGCCGATCGAGACGCGCAGCCGCTCGCCGGACTCGGAATCGACTACCTCCACGTCGCCGTCGAGGCCCTGGCCGTTGAGCTCGCGCCCGCCGAGAATCTGCACGGCCGTCAGGTCCATCGAGGCCGCGGTGAACATCCCCAGCCCGCGCGTGACCGAGTTGAGCAGCATCAGGAAATCGGAAACGATAAACACCTTGCCGGCGCGCCGAATCGCGAGCAGCTCGGTCGCCAGCGAAGTCGCGAAATCGAACTGCCCGCCCGGCTTGAGATTGTGAAGGCGGCGCGCGAGCTCGACGATTCGATGGCGGCCGTTGACGAACGACGGATTCACCTTCCCGCCGCTGCCGCCGAGCACGCGCAGCATCACCCGATCGCCGCTGGCCAGCGCGACGTAGGCAAGTGCGAGCGCAGTCAGGATCGCCGACTCGAACTTGCGGTCGCCCGCCGGATACGCCATCGACGCGCTCGCATCGACGAAGATGTACGTGAGCAGGTCTTCCTCTTCCTGGAAAAGCTTGATGTAGAGTTTGTCGCTGCGGCCGTAAAGCCCCCAATCGATGTAACGGAAGTCGTCGCCGGGCGAGTAATGACGAAAATCGTTGAACTCGAGCGACGAGCCGCGCTTGGGCGACAGATGCATCCCCCGGCCCAGCCCGGCGTATCGCTGGCGGGTTCTGATCCTGAGCTTTTCGAGCCGGGCAAGAAAACCCGGCGTGAACTCGTCCGGCAGTCCGAACATCGGCTACGTGCGCGGCTTCCTGAGCCGCTTTACCACCTGCTCGAGGATCGATTCGGAAGAAACACTTTCGGCCTCGGCCTGGAAGTTGAGCAGCAAGCGATGGCGCAGGCACGGGACGATCGCGTCGTCGATATCGTCGTAGCTCACGCTCACGCGGCCGGCGAGCAATGCGTTAACCTTGGCGCACAAAATCAGCGCCTGCGCGCCGCGCGGGCTCGGCCCAAAACGCAGGTATTGGGAGACCTCGGGAATGGCGCCGGGACCGCCGGGAGTGCATCCGCCGATCACGCCGATGATGAAACGCTCGAGCGGTTCGGCCACCATCACCTCGCGAACCAGAGCTTTGAGTTCCTCGATCGCCCGCGGCGCGCGCGAAGGTTCGAACACCGGCTGAATGCGATTTTGCGCCGTGCCAGTGGTGCGGCTGAGGATTTCGCGCAATTCGTCAGGCTTGGGCGATCCCATCACGACTTTGAAGATGAACCGATCCATCTGCGCCTCGGGCAGCGGATAGGTTCCTTCGAGCTCGATGGGATTTTCCGTGGCGAGGACGATATACGGCGGATCGAGCACGTAGGTGGTGCCGAAGACGGTGACCTGATGCTCTTCCATCGCCTCGAGCACGGCCGATTGCGTCTTGGGCGTCGCGCGATTGATCTCGTCGCCGAGCACCATGTGCGCGAAGATCGGGCCGGGCTTGAACTGGAACTCGCGATGACCGTCGGCCTCGGTCAGCACCTGCGTGCCGATGATATCCGAGGGCATCAGGTCGGGCGTGAACTGAATTCGTTTGAAGCTGAGCCCGAGCGTTTCGCTGGCCGCCTTGACCATCAGCGTCTTGCCCAGTCCGGGCACGCCTTCGATCAAAATATGGCCGCCGCAGAACAGCGCGGTCAGCATCTTTCGCACGACCTCACGATGGCCGACGATCACGCGCGCGACTTCGCTCTCGGCGCGCGAGAAAATCTTGCGGAATTCCGCGACCCGCTGGTCGGGTGAAGCTTGTTGAGGAGCCGCTCCCATCCGTTGTCCTTCCTTATCCTGAATCTAATGAATCATGTCGCGATAGCGCGGCGGCACCAGTTGTCGTTCGTCGGGCGGCGCGTCGTCGCTGGTCGGCGCAAGCGGGGCATTGACGTAACCCGTCGTCGCCGTGGGCCGATCGGTGTCAAGTACCGTTTTTCCGCCGTTACCGGAAGAGGGCGCTCCCGGCAGCCGGAACATGACGTAGCGCGCATCCTTGATGTCAACGGTCGCACCCTTCTCGCCGGGCTTCAGGAAGCGCTGCGCATTGGTTGAGGTCGGCATCTCGCCAAGATGCGTATCGCCGAGGTTCGAGCCCATGTCCTTGTTATTCTTAGGCTTGCCGCCGGTGGCGGGAATATTGCGATCGGCGTTGGCGCCCGGCTTGGGGATATTGCCGGGTCGGTTGGGCTCGGGCTGGCTGCCGCCGCCTTGATTTTTGTCGTTGCCGGGCTGGTTGTTGGGGCCGGGATTTTTTGCGTTGGCGGTCTCGACCTGCGCTTCGGCTTTGGCGAGTTCGTTGTGGAGTTCGATGCTCGATTGGTCGCCCTTGTGCTGATCGTTCTTGTCGTTTTTTGCCGATCCTTTTCCGCCTTCGTTCTTGCCTGAATTCTTGCCGGTTTCGCCTTTGCCTGAACCCGCGCTGCCGCCGCCCAGGTTCTGGCCGGCGCCGGACCCGCTCTTGCCCTGGCCGCTGCCCGCGCCCGATGAGCTGCCCTGGCTCTGGCTCTTGCCGCTGCCCTTTCCGTTCTGCGCGTTCGACTTGCCGGTGCCCTGATTTTTTCCGGACTGGCTGTTGTTGCGCTTCTGAGCGGCCTTGTCGGCCTCCCGCATCGCTTCCTCGATGCGCTTCTTTTTCTCCTCGGGCGGCAGCTTGGAATTTTCCAGTGCGTCGGCTGCCTGGCGAATCTTGTCCACCAGCGCGGAATCGTCGGAGCTGGCCGATGTTCTGGCGATCTCCGCGGCGATCGCGCGCAGCTTGGCGGCCTCGGTATTCTCGGGCGTCGGCGCGCGCACCAATCCTAATGTCGCCAGCACCATCGCAAGCGCGACCACGCCCGCAAAAATCGAGGATCGCTTGAGCGGCTCGCCGATTTCGAGTCTGAATTCCCGGCGCACATCGAGACCGCCGAACAGCGCGATCGCGCGCCGCCACAGAATCGGGAACAGCGGCGTGCGCCGCGCACGGATGCTCTCCGGCGCCGACGGATCGGCCAGCGTGGCGAACGTCACGATCTCCTGATGGCATTCCAGGCGGTCGTCGAGTTCGGCTGCCGCCGCCACAAAGTCGCTGGCGCGCCGATACGCCCGAAATGCCATGACCAATCCTGCCGCCAGCACCACGATGCCCGCGCCGATCAACGCGAGGCTGAGCACCGCGCCACGCTCGGGCGCAAGCCGGTATCCCAGCCGCGTCCAGGTCACGTCGCCAATCTGCGTGAGCAACGCTCCCAGCGCGATCGCGGTGAGCGCCGGCGCAACCGCGCATAGCATCGCACGGATGGCGGCTAGCCGCGCGATCCGCGCGCTGGCGATCCCGATTGTCTCGACCGGATTGTCCACAGAATGAAATTATAGCGTACTCGACGCAGATGCGACCGTCCAATCGGCGGCCCGGACCGCCTTATTTTACCGGGATTGCGGCCGGTTTACCTGCCGGCGGTTTCCGTTCCAGTGCGATCGCGCGCCGATGCTCCTCAAACGATTTCGAAAAGACATGAGTGCCGCCTTCGCGGGCGACAAAATAGAGAAATTCGGTATGCGTCGGATATAGCGCGGCTTCGATCGATTTCAGCCCGGGATTCGCGATTGGCCCGGGCGGCAAGCCGGTGAAGTCGTACGTATTGAAGGCCGACGCCGTGTGAACCGCGCTTGCGGCCGACGCCCTCGCTCCGTCGAGCGCATACTCCGCCGTCGGGTCGGATTGCAGCGGCATCTTGAGCCGCAGCCGATTGTAGAACACGCCCGCGATCAGCGGCCGCTCGCCCGGCACTTTCGCTTCCTTCTCGACGATCGAGGCCATCGTGACCAGCCGGCGCGCATCCAGGCCGGCCTCGAACATCCGCTCTTCCACCGCAGGCGTCAGGACCTGGTAGAACCGCGCGAGCATCGCGGAGAGCACGTCGTTGGTCTTCGCGTGCGGCGAAAATCTGTAGGTCGCCGGGAACAGGTAGCCTTCCGCGCCGAGCGGCATCAGCCCCAGCGCGCGCACCATCGCGCCGTCGCGCGCGGCCTGCTCGAATTCATCCTCGCAGACCAGGCCGGTCTCGGCCAACCGCTGCGCGATCTGATGGACCGTCATGCCTTCGGGAATCGTGATTGTGACGACGACGAAATCGCCCCTGACCAGATGGCGCATCACGTCGGGAATCCGCTCGCCGCCGTTGAAAGCATAGTCGCCCGGCTTGACTTGGCGCGCGGTCTCGCTCATCTGGCCGTATAATCGCAGCGCGAGCGCGCTTCGAACCACGCCGGCGTCCGCCAGCGCCCGCGCGATTTGGCGAAACGACTCGCCCTTTTCAATCGTGAGTTCCCGCGGCGGCGCGAATTTTTCGGTGGGACTCAGCCAGTAGTATGAGAACGCGGCGTACGCTGCGCCCACGACGATCGCGACTGCGAGGATTGATGCCGCAAGCTTCATCTAATTCGAGGATATATTTCGCGCCGCAGTTTTTCATCAGCCGCCGCCGCCGCGCGGGACTCTGTCCGGATGCGCTTGCATCCAGCCTTCGAGGATCACCACCGCAGCGAGCGCGTCGAGCCCTGACTTGCGCGCGCCCCTCCTGGTCGGCATGTCCGCCAGACGCTCCCGCGCTTCGAAGCTCGTCAGCCGCTCGTCGAACATCTCGACGCTGACACCGAGGGCGTCCGCCAGGCTCGCGGCGAACCTCCGCGCCGAACGGGCAACGGGGCCTTCGCTGCCATCCATGTTGAGCGGCAGGCCGACGACAATCGTGCTTACGTGACGGTCGCGCAGCATCGCGGCGATCGCCTCGAGGTCGTGCTTGAGCGCGCGCCGCTCGACGATACCCACCGGATGCGCGCCGATCGAGGCCGCGTCGGTGACGGCGACGCCGATTCGGCGCCGCCCGAGATCAAGCGCAGCGATTGGCATTGGTTTGCTCGTTCAGTTCCGTCGCGCGCGGTTGATATTCGTGGTTCATAGGCGATCTCCCGCGTCTGCGGGTTGGAGGATAACAATTTTCATGACCGCTGGTACTATGGGGGCCACAATCGAGGGCTGGGCCTATCTGATGAATTTGATGGAACCGTTTTCGCAATCCTCGCATTCAGCGCCGCTGTGCATTGCCAATCTCGTATTGGCGGTCCTGCTCTGCCCTGTATCGGCGTCGGCTTGGGGAGTTGACGGGCACAAAATCGTCGCAATCATTGCGGCGGACAACCTCACGCCGGCGGCCGCGAGTCATGTGGCAGACATCCTGGGCGCGTCAGCCAACAAAAGAGCAATTGCAACTGCGATGGAGGCGGCTTCGATCCGTCCGGATTTCGAGTTCCGCGATGAAGATCCTTTGACGAAGCCATGGCACTTCATCGACATTTGCCTGCAAGACCGGCGAGCGGACGTTCCTGCACGATGCCCCGGCGGAAACTGCGTGACAGGGAAAATCGACGAATATTCGAAGCGCTTGAAAGAGGCGAAGTACGACCGCTGGGGCGCTGCCGGCGATCTCGCGTTCCTGATCCACTTTGTCGGCGACATCCATCAACCGCTGCACGCCGCGAACGACGAGGACCGCGGCGGCAATTGCATAACGGTCAAACCGAATACTCGAGCAAAAGATCTTCACGAGATCTGGGACACCACCGTCGTGCGCGGTCTCGAAGACAGCATCGATTCCGGAAGGCCCCAGACGACGGCCCACAAGTTGGAACGAAAATATGCGCCTGAGAAAGAGGCCGATTCATGGATTCCTGCCGGCGACATTGCGTGGGAATCGAATCAACTGGCGCGTTCCGACATTTACGCCGCGCTCCACATCCCCATCGAACCCTGCCAACCCACAGCCAATGTCTGCCGCAATCCTCTCGGACACGCCGTCGAACTGGACTCTTCTTACATGTACCGCGCTGACGCGGTCGCGGGTCATCAGCTTGCGAAGGCGGGATTCAGGCTGGCCAGCCTCTTGAATGAGACCTGGACACAGCCCGCTGCTCCGAACGATGCGCCGCGTGGATCGAAAGCGAATTCCGCCCCGGCTCAGGTTGTTTCATCGAAGACCGTTGCCGTTGGGGACCAAATCGTTTTCGTTGGCAATCGCCGAAGCAAGATTTACGCGTGGCCCGGATGCGGAAGCTACGACAGGATGGCGCCCGAGAATCGAGTCGTGTTCGCGAGCCGCGAAGCGGCGGAACAGGCGGGGTATCGTGCGGCTCGGAATTGTCCCTGATGAATTTGCCCGGAGACCGCCCCTTTCGATCGAGTCCCGCGCGTCAGATACTCGCGATTCGCATGTGCCCTGCGCATCAGTTCATTTGTGCCTATTGTAACTGCGTTAATCTCTGTCGCTATTCCGGGCGAAGTGCGAATAGAGATGATCGGAATGTATCAGACGGATACACCGCCAAGGGTTGCGTTGGATAGGCGAATGACTTAGCGT encodes:
- a CDS encoding BatA and WFA domain-containing protein yields the protein MGFLYPGALVFFALVPALVLAYLAKERPARVTVSSVLAFRALRGFRRERFGGWPRLDWMFFAEVFILSLAVLAMAGPFIWKKTAPLAVVIDNSAAMQALTPAGKSRFEVAREKLDAALSAEDGGGEISVYVTAPQPRRVAPPFSTLTEARLALSRIKPTDAPNDQTTLENFLGNLASEARVSKVIFAGANALAAPVPARIHPIAVGDAVANAAIGSFSLRREVLGAEALHASLSIANFSPETRTLELVVSGDGREIAHAKEALGARETATLEFPAIPPARIYQAKLAPDDALALDNVAYATAGSVKNVSILFISPTPADAAGLNSIPGVEVTAQTPDSYSPGDLGNFDLAIFEYAAPKELPGVNTMLVMPPPGDPVFGLTVTPTAKVQIAGWRTTDTLTDSVNFRLLSLRGGEYFGTHPWMSQVVGGDGGAIVLKGERGAHRFVATGFNPFPYLGRRNLPMSVLTLNAISYLAGLGANSSGYRTGQPWLAPAGVERVILPSGSAAAANPGTLFTAVSEQGIYELVGPGGAKTPRAVNLADLTESDLSSSPQLKVEAASSGSAAAPVMEKSPLGDYLLAAIIALTALEALLVYRRRRIAEAAAP
- a CDS encoding DUF58 domain-containing protein, with product MFGLPDEFTPGFLARLEKLRIRTRQRYAGLGRGMHLSPKRGSSLEFNDFRHYSPGDDFRYIDWGLYGRSDKLYIKLFQEEEDLLTYIFVDASASMAYPAGDRKFESAILTALALAYVALASGDRVMLRVLGGSGGKVNPSFVNGRHRIVELARRLHNLKPGGQFDFATSLATELLAIRRAGKVFIVSDFLMLLNSVTRGLGMFTAASMDLTAVQILGGRELNGQGLDGDVEVVDSESGERLRVSIGDRERTQYRETMLRLTREIKSFCLGRGLHYALYTTDHDFQNFFVRAVSDLGLAH
- a CDS encoding AAA family ATPase — its product is MGAAPQQASPDQRVAEFRKIFSRAESEVARVIVGHREVVRKMLTALFCGGHILIEGVPGLGKTLMVKAASETLGLSFKRIQFTPDLMPSDIIGTQVLTEADGHREFQFKPGPIFAHMVLGDEINRATPKTQSAVLEAMEEHQVTVFGTTYVLDPPYIVLATENPIELEGTYPLPEAQMDRFIFKVVMGSPKPDELREILSRTTGTAQNRIQPVFEPSRAPRAIEELKALVREVMVAEPLERFIIGVIGGCTPGGPGAIPEVSQYLRFGPSPRGAQALILCAKVNALLAGRVSVSYDDIDDAIVPCLRHRLLLNFQAEAESVSSESILEQVVKRLRKPRT
- the mltG gene encoding endolytic transglycosylase MltG, whose product is MKLAASILAVAIVVGAAYAAFSYYWLSPTEKFAPPRELTIEKGESFRQIARALADAGVVRSALALRLYGQMSETARQVKPGDYAFNGGERIPDVMRHLVRGDFVVVTITIPEGMTVHQIAQRLAETGLVCEDEFEQAARDGAMVRALGLMPLGAEGYLFPATYRFSPHAKTNDVLSAMLARFYQVLTPAVEERMFEAGLDARRLVTMASIVEKEAKVPGERPLIAGVFYNRLRLKMPLQSDPTAEYALDGARASAASAVHTASAFNTYDFTGLPPGPIANPGLKSIEAALYPTHTEFLYFVAREGGTHVFSKSFEEHRRAIALERKPPAGKPAAIPVK
- the ruvX gene encoding Holliday junction resolvase RuvX, whose translation is MPIAALDLGRRRIGVAVTDAASIGAHPVGIVERRALKHDLEAIAAMLRDRHVSTIVVGLPLNMDGSEGPVARSARRFAASLADALGVSVEMFDERLTSFEARERLADMPTRRGARKSGLDALAAVVILEGWMQAHPDRVPRGGGG
- a CDS encoding S1/P1 nuclease, which codes for MTAGTMGATIEGWAYLMNLMEPFSQSSHSAPLCIANLVLAVLLCPVSASAWGVDGHKIVAIIAADNLTPAAASHVADILGASANKRAIATAMEAASIRPDFEFRDEDPLTKPWHFIDICLQDRRADVPARCPGGNCVTGKIDEYSKRLKEAKYDRWGAAGDLAFLIHFVGDIHQPLHAANDEDRGGNCITVKPNTRAKDLHEIWDTTVVRGLEDSIDSGRPQTTAHKLERKYAPEKEADSWIPAGDIAWESNQLARSDIYAALHIPIEPCQPTANVCRNPLGHAVELDSSYMYRADAVAGHQLAKAGFRLASLLNETWTQPAAPNDAPRGSKANSAPAQVVSSKTVAVGDQIVFVGNRRSKIYAWPGCGSYDRMAPENRVVFASREAAEQAGYRAARNCP